Sequence from the Anopheles merus strain MAF unplaced genomic scaffold, AmerM5.1 LNR4000569, whole genome shotgun sequence genome:
tgttctcttgcgccAAGATATAGATAGCTTGCCACCATCTTAGCTCTTAGCCaccgttacagccgtgaaagtttcggttgaaatctttattcgccttttaagacgactaaggccttaaatgccttctgtatgccttcaaagccgtttaatgctgaaAGGGTACTCGTTTTAAGTGATTATCGAAAGCGGATGTTATatctcccccaaccctttagcttTACCTGTGAAATATGTCGcttgtcaaatagttcatttcgctgtatattttaCCTCTTTTGTCCTTGcggtaactgccaaatagagcagtgacatcgcttttggttccgaaccgagaaagcgtgtgttcaaatcctgatttttatgatcttttttctgtgtttatttctttttaaattaatattttcttactataattaatataaacaaaatttatgtcaagcaaaattaaaataatacctttgtAGCAGATGTACTGCTAACAGTAGGTCAAATCTAACTTAGCATTGCCAAACGCCAGGTAAAAAGACGTTAACCACCAGAAGCGCAAGCGCATAGCCAGCAGACAGGTAAAGAAACGTTAAACACCAGAAGCGTAAACGTTCTCGTGTTTTACCCCAGAATATAAATAAGGAAAACGCGCCACAGATAAGCACAGATAAACTTCCGTAAAAACCCAGGCATAAACAGGAAATCGTTCGCTGCATACACAATGCACGGATAGTTGATAAAACACAGGCACGCTAGGTATAAATTAAGAAACCCCTGTAAAAAACCCAAATCCGGAAAACCAAACGAAAGCTCACATTTGACAAACATCTGGTTGCCAAATGTGTCACAACTTTCACACCATATTTCTTATAAATAAAGCTCGAACTGATGGCGAAGTCAGTTCACCTTCCATAGACACGTAGATCACTCGTGTTCTGGTGCATCTCACCAATTTGCAGATTCCGCCGAAGGCTCTGCCCAATTTGATAACCACTTTTGGTTATCAGCTGTTCAGTCAGTTGACCGATCAGCATTACCCTCATCGAAGTAAAGTGCACGTTTGCACTAGTTCCACCCAACTTCTCCCACGGTGTCCGATTCCGCCTCGGTCATCAACTCGACGCGCAAGGTCGATTCAGTCCGCGATTCCGCCGACATAGCAAGTGCTTCTTTTCGAacttacccggcgctctagcaccaatcgaacacgacatcgaacatgaaaaatgtatgggatttgacatgtttgtcttgtttgttttgtttgtgtctgacagtgcacctccatatgattatatgggtttgttcgtgtcggatgtcgtgttcgattgctgctagagcgccgcctaagttggcaaccggatacccgggtattttttcagcttcgaactgcaatgacttttgattcattgcttttattgacctgaaattttccgtagcctcccaacttttaatttatgattttttggtgcataagttgtaattttaaacagcctgtaagtattttattttgaattttgtttaactttaccacgtaagttggcaatcagcatacccgggtattccatacattttgtatggagaatgacgtttctcttcttcctcttttcgtattgtgcttattttcgagtcaaattcaagcgattccaaatttcaatttgaccgttatttttatcaaaaactgaaaaaaacttATAACTTACTATATAACTATATaacttacagcattaaaatatagaaagcattgtttacctatgaaaataataataccgggaggaatacccgggtatgcggAATGGGAAATACGGGAATACCCgcgtatgccggttgccaacttacgtgtgtaaatctggttgccaactctacggttaaggGTGGTGGCAACACTGATcagatgcgattttatcggacgagatttatatgggatttgacagataacgtcggacgtgcgatttcgatGTCCGACGTTAtttgtcaaatcccatataaaaatttgacaggccgtccgataaaatcgcttGCAAAAAAGTGTTGCCATCGCCCTAAGAGAGCGGTACTTGTTCCGACGCAATGCGTTGCGATTTTGCCAAAATGTATGGTATTTCACAGACGCGTGCGTTAACGACGCCCGACGCAGCGTCAAAGTAGAAAAAATTCTATTCCGACGCACGACGTGATGTGTCTGTCAAAATAATTTAACCATATCGGgtgaaaatcgatattttttcaCGTTAAATTGTTTCGAGCGCAATTTTGCTTGTAATTGGACtactaaataattttataaacaaaacaaaataaatgtagagaaaataattgcgtaatttctgcaaaacagGTGTGTGCGGGTCAGTACACAATATGCAAAAAACGTGAACATGCTTTGCACTATTTTTGGTACAACTGGAAAGGATTTTACAGTTGTTATTAAACATTATAATCAGTTGTAAAGCCTATAAATAATAGGCATTATTGCtgtttgttaatgtttttctttgtaaaaTGCGTTGACACATCCATGCAGAACGCAGCGAACAGATACCAGCTTGCGTCACGCAATGCGTTGCGATACGCTGCGTCGGAACAAGTACCAAGCCCTAAGTGCTCCCACCGAAAACCGCAAATAAAAgatctggccacactgtctGCCACTGTGCCATCATCTAGCTCTTTATGAAGTCAGCAACGATTTGACAGTTGCTGGTTGGGATGGAATCAAAACAAGAAATTTGTCTTTAGTGATTTACGCCTTTAGGtaatctacaaaaaaaaaaaaactgcgctACAGCGAATTGCTGTTCGTTTGTGTGAGGTGCAGTGTTTGTGATAATTTGTGTACTGCTTCGAATAAAGCCGTAGTTGCCTGAATATTCGCCTTGTCATATCGCCGCCCGTATGAGGCTAGGCCAATCTCATGAAAACAGATAAGGGGTCTTATTTTACTTCATTACTGCCCGGTTTAACATTTCAGTTGTATGGTAAAGCTCTTTGAACGCAGGCCATTTAAGAATTGAAGGATTGAAGAATTCTACATATAATTgtgtaaaatatatttgaagTTTTTTAAAGTTTGCTTTGAATTTTGCAAGGAAATGGAATTAGACGGAAACGCAGTGTTGGCTAAGTCGTTACGGGAACAGGTAAGTCACGATATCCAGAGCATGAACGAATGATTTAAGATTGAAAGTCTATCGTATTCATCACACGTATTCCTTCCCATACCATACGAAACGTACTCCTGTTATCGGGCAGTAACGGCTCCCTTGCGGTATGCATGCTAATCTTTCTGATAACGTAAAATAGGCTGAGTTAGTGtgtagaaaacaaaattgtcaAAGGCCCCGTTATtaattgttcttttttgtatttgtttttttttcgtaagaACGAATTTTTCTGACCGTTTATTGTTAACTGCACTATTGTAAACTATAATTTAGTTTACTTGCAGTAATTTGCATTAAATGTTCTAATTGATTTACAATTGTTTGGCAATTTAGGGCATTGAATATGTGTTCGGGATTGTCGGAATTCCAGTTGTGGAGCTGTCAATGGCGATGCAGGCCGAAGGGTTGAAATATATCGGAATGCGGAACGAACAGGCAGCATGTTATGCGGCACAAGTATGTGATGGacccaaataataaaaaaatggattcAATAACAGTTACATTTACTTTGCAGGCTATTGGTTATTTGACCGGCAAACCGGGAGTGTGCCTTGTTGTATCCGGACCTGGTTTGTTGCATGTAACTGGTGGCATGGCGAACGCGCAGGTAAACTGTTGGCCTCTATTGGTAATCGGGGGATCGACCTCGCAAGACCACGAAGGTATAGGTGGATTCCAAGAGTGTCCTCAAGTGGAATTGAGTCGACCATACTGTAAATATGCGGCAAGACCACCAAGTGTGGCCTTAATACCGATGCACGTCGAAAAGGCCGTACGATTAGCCTGTTATGGAAGACCCGGCGCCGCTTACCTAGATTTTCCCGGCAATCTGTTAACGGCAAAGATAATGGATGAAGTGTTACCGGTGCAGTACACCCACTCGCCTCCACCAGTACCATTTCCAGACCCAAAGCTTGTTGCAGAAGCGGCACATCTTCTATGTACCGCAAAGCGTCCTTTAGTGATCGTAGGGAAAGGAGCAGCATATGCGCGTTCAGAGCTGCAAGTTCGTCAATTAATACACCAAACTAATCTTCCCTTCCTTCCTACACCCATGGGAAAAGGAGTCGTGCCAGATCTTGATCCACAGTGCATTGCACCTGCTCGTACCTTAGCATTGCAAAAAGCCGACGTCGTGCTATTACTAGGCGCGCGTCTGAACTGGATATTGCATTTCGGTAGACCACCGCGTTATAGTTCGGATGTAAAAATTATTCAAGTAGATGTAAATGCAGAAGAAATGCATAACAGCGTACCGAGCAAAGTAGCGATTCAATCACACATCACACCTTTTACTGAGCAATTAATTGACGCACTTGCCAAAAATCATTTCCGTTTTGGTTACGAAAATGCATGGTGGAAGGATCTGAAGGCAAAGTGTGAGACTAACCGGAAAATAGTCGATGCAATGGCACTAAATGTGGAAACTCCTCTGAATTATTACGCAGTATTTCATCATTTGCAGCAGTACATTCCCAAGGATGCCATCATCGTTAGCGAGGGTGCCAACACGATGGATATTGGCCGAACCCTTTTGCATAACAAGTTCGCCCGGCATCGTCTGGACGCTGGTACCTTTGGAACAATGGGAGTAGGACCTGGTTTTGCAATTGCTGCAGCTCTTTACTGCAGGGATCATTGCCCAGGCAAGAAAGTGATTTGTGTGGAAGGAGATTCTGCTTTCGGATTTTCAGGAATGGAAATTGAAACGATGGTACGATATCAGCTTCCAATAGTGATAGTAATAGTGAACAACGGAGGAATATACGCGGGATTTGATAAGCAAACATATGATGATATGCGTTCTGGAGGAGATCTGACGCAAGTGTGAGTATCTACAGTAAACAGTATAAATCTTATGTTAGATGTAGGAAGTAAAGAGATATTAAACCAATTGTTTTCCAAATTTAGAACTCCAGCATCAGCATTGACGCATGAAACACGTTACGAAAATATGATGAGTATGTTTGGTATGAAAGGCAATTTCGTGCGCACCATTGCAGAGCTGCGGGCTGCCGTCAAGGATGCACTAACGGCAACAGACCGTCCACATATTCTCAATATTGCAATCAGTCCGCAAGCGGACCGCAAACCGCAAGATTTTAAGTGGCTTACAGAATCGAAGCTTTAATCAGGGAAAGAGTGACTATATGGCATATGTTAATCGTTGGTGTTGGGAACTATTATTAACTGGTGGGTACTGATGGGAAAAGTACTAAAATTGTGAATGATGAAAGTGGTTAGAAAGCGAGTGGGAGAGGGTTGCTaggtggttgattttttttattgcgacTGAACCAATCTCGATATATTTAATCTACTATTTTATGTGGCCTAAATTAGCCGAACATATTCGTTTTGCTAGGTGCGGCAGATTTTTTTATCACTTTAGTTGGGTTAGTTGAACAGAACAGTTTTAATTGGGATTAAAAGGAGTCAGTATAATAGAAtgtataaaaaatcaaaaggaaataaaggatattaaatttgaaa
This genomic interval carries:
- the LOC121602677 gene encoding 2-hydroxyacyl-CoA lyase 1-like, producing the protein MELDGNAVLAKSLREQGIEYVFGIVGIPVVELSMAMQAEGLKYIGMRNEQAACYAAQAIGYLTGKPGVCLVVSGPGLLHVTGGMANAQVNCWPLLVIGGSTSQDHEGIGGFQECPQVELSRPYCKYAARPPSVALIPMHVEKAVRLACYGRPGAAYLDFPGNLLTAKIMDEVLPVQYTHSPPPVPFPDPKLVAEAAHLLCTAKRPLVIVGKGAAYARSELQVRQLIHQTNLPFLPTPMGKGVVPDLDPQCIAPARTLALQKADVVLLLGARLNWILHFGRPPRYSSDVKIIQVDVNAEEMHNSVPSKVAIQSHITPFTEQLIDALAKNHFRFGYENAWWKDLKAKCETNRKIVDAMALNVETPLNYYAVFHHLQQYIPKDAIIVSEGANTMDIGRTLLHNKFARHRLDAGTFGTMGVGPGFAIAAALYCRDHCPGKKVICVEGDSAFGFSGMEIETMVRYQLPIVIVIVNNGGIYAGFDKQTYDDMRSGGDLTQVTPASALTHETRYENMMSMFGMKGNFVRTIAELRAAVKDALTATDRPHILNIAISPQADRKPQDFKWLTESKL